From a region of the Helianthus annuus cultivar XRQ/B chromosome 5, HanXRQr2.0-SUNRISE, whole genome shotgun sequence genome:
- the LOC110943688 gene encoding uncharacterized protein LOC110943688: MGNITSETQSAFFSGRFILDRPMMINEILAWARQMGKEMFIFKIDFENAYDNVHWGFLLDMLRQLGFPIRWCLWVEGILMSVRSSVLVNGAPTFEFDCKKGIRQGDPLSPFLFVIVIGDDEEVLGGGGSDRVKKLHWVGWDKVTVAKGKGGLGVNRLENSNQALVLKWLWRYRSESNALWKKVVDAVHSLARNWDLYPVQTRYKGGWYNIVKWGKQSKVADVGFNSLIRADIGNGDLVRFWMDPWLCGQPLKVRFPNLYRLETGKHCKVSDWVLKAGGARSFGWKWRRNPTSLEETLELTDCFNMLTTVKLSEKKDSWLWHGIGSEFTVANVKDWKTLNVSNLHAMSSN; encoded by the exons ATGGGGAATATCACTTCAGAAACGCAATCTGCTTTCTTCAGTGGTAGATTTATATTAGACAGGCCAATGATGATTAATGAGATATTGGCTTGGGCGAGGCAGATGGGCAAGGAGATGTttatatttaaaattgattttgaaaacgCATACGATAATGTGCATTGGGGGTTTTTATTAGATATGCTTCGTCAGTTGGGGTTCCCGATTCGATGGTGTTTATGGGTGGAGGGTATCTTGATGTCGGTGAGGTCGTCAGTGCTTGTTAATGGAGCTCCTACATTTGAGTTTGACTGCAAGAAAGGAATTCGACAAGGTGATCCGTTATCgcctttcttgtttgtcattgtCAT AGGCGATGATGAAGAAgttcttgggggggggggtagtgaCAGGGTTAAAAAGTTACATTGGGTTGGATGGGATAAGGTCACGGTGGCGAAAGGTAAAGGCGGTCTGGGTGTTAATAGGCTGGAAAATTCGAATCAAGCTCTTGTGTTAAAATGGTTGTGGAGGTATAGGAGCGAGAGTAATGCATTATGGAAAAAGGTTGTAGATGCGGTCCACTCATTGGCTCGCAATTGGGATCTTTATCCAGTTCAAACAAGGTACAAAGGGGGTTGGTATAATATTGTGAAATGGGGAAAGCAATCGAAGGTGGCTGATGTCGGCTTTAATAGCCTTATTAGAGCTGATATTGGTAATGGTGATTTGGTTAGATTTTGGATGGATCCTTGGTTATGCGGGCAACCATTAAAGGTGCGTTTTCCTAATCTTTACAGACTTGAAACTGGCAAACATTGTAAGGTGTCGGATTGGGTATTGAAGGCGGGAGGCGCTAGGAGTTTTGGATGGAAATGGCGGCGCAATCCGACATCTTTAGAAGAAACTTTGGAACTGACAGATTGTTTTAATATGCTTACGACTGTGAAGctttctgaaaagaaagattcATGGTTGTGGCATGGTATCGGCTCAGAGTTCACAGTGGCAAATGTAAAGGATTGGAAGACGTTGAATGTatctaacttgcatgcaatgtcaTCCAACTGA